The nucleotide window tctatgattcttaaaTGCAAATAGATTCCAacatgagtcacgaggtttggaAGAGAAGAAAAGGGGGGAAAACTCAGGGCAGGGGGGAGTTCTAGTTTCATTACTCATTCCAACCACTCTTCATTGAGTATATAGGAAAGAATCAGTATAATTATCAGCAGATTGAAGGAGTGGTATGTTAATTGGTATTCAGCCTGAAGTTCCTGTTCCTTACTAGAATGGCTATGATTGCCAGCTGCAGATTGGACCAATCGCAAGCTTTTCATGGCTAAAAAATCACAATGAGAGCTGCCGTTTCCGATCTGCTTATTTGCTTTGTGGGTTTTGGGATTTTTTTGTGCCGGCCCTAACCGTAACATCTGTTGACCATTACAGACAGTTGAGGAGTTTCATCAATTTATGAATCGACTCCATTTACTTGAAATTAAGAACTCAACCAGGAAAGAGCCTGCTTCAACTGGGTCCAAACATTTCAGACTTCCAACGAGCGTTGACTGGAGGGATAAAGGTTACGTTACTCCAGTGAAAAACCAGGTAAAATGATGAGATGAATGATGGCTAGGGTACCTGAAGAAACCTGTAACTGCCTGGAAAAGGAAGGATCTGAAACTATTTTTGTGACCTTTCTTTGGTGATTTGTTTCTCCTCATCAATGTGAggtgatatttaaaaaaaagtatacacTAAGTTAgactcatttttttccctttaatttCTACCTGGACTGTACCCTCGTTATTGTGCTGTCCTTATATATTGATCCTTATGACCTCTGATTTCTCCACATGCAGTGTTGCACAGTGTTAAATTCACAGCTACTATAGGCCTGGGATTTGCACGGGAAAGTGATCCCGGCAATTCCGCTGGGATCGTGCCCAGTGATTCCTTCCAGCGctgaccctgccacagtatgtgGGGTCATGGAGAGAGCGTATCTTTTGCAAAGACCTGTTGTGTGCACCCCAATTATATGGACACATCCTACACAGGCTGGCAACTCTGGCATTTTTCTACCATCTAGGGGGTGGGGGGCGTGGTGGGTTTGCCCAATTCCTCCTCCTCTGGGAAAAACAATTTCACAATCTCTTCGGTCCCTTTACAAATATGTACTATCTTCAGAGTCTAGGCTGGTTTCCTGACAtagatccccccaccccccagtgggCTTCACTTGTGCCCTTCAGGAGAGTGGTACAAGTCATTTAACTGGGTGTACCAGCCGCCACACTCACGTTGAGTCCCACAGGCTGGGGAAGGGGGAGCTCATAGTGCTGGGAATCCCCGCTCAGCTCCTTCTGACCCAGGGGAACATGTCTGGGATTCCGGCCCAGACAAGACCCCCTGGAAACTCCCAGAGACGGCTGGAGTTATGACAGGAGTTTGCCATGAGCTGTGTGCAGCCCACGAATCCTGGATGCCCTGCTGCCCCACCCAGGCAAATCAGTCCTGTCTGTGTTAGATTTTTTACTCGCTGGTTGGTCCTGTTTGAAGTTTGTGGACCTGGAGGTTTTGAAAGGACTGTTCTTACTGCCTTTGCcttattggtggataaatccaaaATGATAACAACAAGGTCCGTTagcatcagcaacttgagataaatGGGAATTAATGGGACCAGGGATTGAAACTTTATATGTGGCCCCCTGAGACTCCATGGTGTTCAATTATGTGGCCCACCAGGACAAAAACTGTGGACGCAAAagagtaaattttcatcttcacctccTGGGCTGTAATCTGGAGGAATGGATCGTCCGCCTCTTGTAGAACCCGCCCAATTTTTATTCCATTGTTTAAAGCTACATATCCATGGATGTTCCCTGCACCACAGTGTCATGTCGCAACTGTGTCCCAGAACTCCACAAGATATCCTGGAATTTGGCACTTGGAATTGACCTAGATATTAAAGTCCGGATTTTAACTCTCAGCGGGAGTAAGTGAGGGAGGGGGCCCAGCCAGATGGGAAACCGTCCGGCCCTCTGGAACATGAGGCTccggagattttaactcctgggcctcatctggATGGGCTCCGTCAATCTCCTGCCCAAACCTGGTGGGTAGCACTAGCTGGCCGGCCAGTGGGTGCCAGATTTTGGGTGGCAGGAGACCGCTGTCAGGGACCAGTCAGGTTAGTGcttaggaaggggggggggggtcagaaggGCATCGCAgtcgaggggaggagggaggggaggcccaaggtttccttctgGGGCCCAGAGGAGTGGGCGGATGGGTTTAAAATCAAGGCTTAAGTCCTCAAAAACCTACATTTGTACAATGATTCCCATCTTTCTGTTGGCTGACCACTTTATCTGTGGTAGCGTCTTGTACAGGCAGATTTGCCTATCGCCTCACATCTTTCTCAGATTGACGTGCTTGACAGGGGACCCCAAGCCTGTGCCTGGGACATTCATGAGCCAAGAGTTTCATAAGTACGGCCTAAAGTGACTCATCATCCCTCCCTCTGGGTAAGTGCCTGATATCTGCCCAGTGCCTCCCTTGTTAATGTATAACTCCAATATTGAGAACAGGCATATGGAGAATCAGAGGCATGATGCTGGAGATATTTGTTCTAATTTTCTCTCCAAACTGGGTCACCCTACAACATGCACCAATCAAGGCCTTGAAGCTACACAGTTGACCTGCAGTAAAGCCTCCATCAATGCTGCATTGAGTCTGATTGCTCCGGGATAACCTTATCTCTAACCTTTCCTAATCCCAGAGCAGAAGCACCTGACTTCAACTAGATGCTTCTCTACAGCAAAATAACTGAGATTGGAGGATCGTGAATGTGAATGGATGTCCTACCAATTCTCGCTGGACCTCTGATGACCCACCACCTTGGAGCTCTTTCTTTTGCTTATAGTTTTAAACTATGGTTGCTGTGTATCATCTTCAAGCCATAATATATCTAAAAGTTGCACTTGACATATTACAATTATGACTGCATTAATATTATTACTGTTATTAATGTTTCCAGGGTCACTGTGGCTCATGCTGGGCTTTCAGTGCAGTTGGTGCACTTGAGGGACAGAATTACAAGAAGACAGGAAAACTCATATCATTGAGCGAGCAAAACCTGGTTGATTGCTCCAATCCAGAGGGCAACCATGGATGCAATGGTGGGCTGATGGAAAATGCCTTCAACTATGTACAATCTAATGGTGGGATTGACACAGAGGATTCTTATCCGTACACTGCATCTGTAAGTTTTTGTTTCTTTAAATTGCTGTCCTCCTTTTCTGAAGGTATTGTTTcacgctggagtacagttccacgatTGTCAGCTGACCACTGTATGTCACACAAATAGCCCTTCTTCATCTCTGAGCTTTAACATTGTGTCCATTCAACCATTGGATCTTCAGAAATAAGTTCGATCCTGTCCTCTCTCAATTTCCGTAAGTATACTTTCCAACATGGATCGTTGGATAATAATTAGGAGCAGGATATCCAGCTGATTTACTTTTCCTTAGCCTGGACACTGAGGTCAACTGTAGCACCGCTCATCACTTTGCCAGCTGGGATCAGCCAACTCTGCATAGACAGGGTTCATACCTAGGTCCTTCCTGATCTAGGTAGATCAGTAACACATCATATGACCCACATACTAACTCAGTCATCAGGGAGTGTGAATTATGTTTTCCATAAACTTTTCTTGCATTTGATGTATGTAATTTACAAATTTTAAAGCCCTGAAATTACAGCACACAAATACTTAATGAGTTTGAAATGATGCTAACTAatctccactaaaatagcagagaaaggaatTCCAACTGGACTCCATGTTAAGAGTTCATACACTAGGATCCTCTGGCATGATTTTGGGGACTTAATTTGATTTTCCATCTCAAATGGATAATTTTGTCAAGAAAAGTAAGAGCATAATAAAATATTCTTGTCAGAAATATTTCCCAGCAATCAACTGCAAATGATTTTTTGATAACTTGCATTGTTGATGGTCAAATCACTAATCCTTCTGTGAGGGTGAGGTCATGCCAGTGACATGGAGGACACTGGCACTGGGGATCTCTACTAAACAGCACAAAAATGGACCCACTTTATGGGATTAAAATGCATAtagtaaagaaagaagaaaggacttgcatttatatagcacctttcatgacctcaggacgcccaaaccgctttacagccaatgaagtacttgtttgAAGTGCTGCATCTTTAGCTCCAAATATGCTGCCCCACAAGTTCTTTCTCCTCCCTGCACCCTTAGCGTGTTGAAATGAAGAGTTATCCTGCAGTCTACTACATTTCATGATTCATCAGAACTGATTTCCTCTTATCGCACTTGGGAAGCTTACCTCAGCAGAGCACATAGAGGAAATTCAGGCGGGGAAGATCACACGCACAACAGGCCCCACATCTCTTTTTCCGTCCGTTAATTTAATTGGGAGGAAGATTGGGCAATCTGTGGTACAACGTTTGATTCTCCCTAGCTGTATTCAGCAGTGCGCTGAGCCCAGGCCATCCTTTGGGTCCAAGCGCAATAAGAGGAAATTCTACTCCACCTTTAGTCTCTATCGCTCCTTTCCACTTTGGTGGTGTCCTTCACTCCCATTTTTGGCCCTTCAACATGTTAATGAATTTAAAAACACCAACTGCTGTCAGAACAGAATGAATGTCCTCGAAACTCAGAATTAAACGTGAACCTTAAGGTTTCCTCAAATTGGCTGGCATTTTTAAttctattgatttttttaaaaaacctgaaTGATGGATAATAAATTTTGCAGCTGTCTGAAATCTGAGTTGAGAGTTGAGCCCTGCCCTCAATGTGACTGCAGCCTTTATCAATTCGGTTCTTAACTGGGATTCAAGTCTACGCCTCAAAGGTTAAATAATCTTGACTGATAGCTGGAATTATTTTACTGtgaagatttgttttttttaaacagttaaaTATTTTTCTTATTTTCCTCTCTTATAGGAAAGTACCTGTAAGTATAATCCCAAAAACAGTGCTGCTACTTGCCATGGTTCCAGGTTTGTAGCCAGGGGCAATGAAGCTGCGTTGGCTCAAGCTGTGGCCACAGTTGGACCGATATCAGTCGCCATTGACGCAAAACAAAGATCATTCCAGTTTTACAGATCAGGTAAAAAGTATGACTATGTATCTGGTACTTTATGTCCGTCTAATTCATACAGGTCCTGGatcaaagcttttggtcacctgtcctaatatctccttatgtggcttaatgtcaaattttgtttgataacgttcctgtgaagcgccttgggacgttttactactttaaaggtgctatataaatgcaagttgttgttaagcaATCCCACCCATCTTTTAATCTGTGCAGCATATGTTGTTTCTTTCACTTTACCCATTTAATAGGAactggaataggccattcagcccctcgagcctgttctgcctttcaatCAGATTATTTGCCCAcctctgctccatatcccttgatacccttactcaacaaaaatctatcgatctcagtcttgaaaatttcaattgactcccagcatccacaggggagagagttccagatttctgctactctttgtgtgaaaaagtgcttcatgatttcactcctaaatggtccagctctaattttaagattatgcccccttgttctggattcccccaccagaggaaatagtttatgcaatctgtcctcaaaatacaaccctttaagccctggtatcattctggtgaatctgtgctgtatcaccTTCAACTTCAATAAATCTTTCCTGagattcggtgcccaaaactgaacgcagtactccagatggggcctgaccaaggaTCTGTAcaagcatcatttcctcacttctgtattccaacccccttgagataaaggctaacattccattagcctttttgattactttttgtacctgtgcactagcttttagtgatctgtgcacatggacaccaaaatccctttgctcctacaCAGCTCTTagactctcaccattaagaaaatattctgatttgtctttctcagatccaaagtagaTAACCGTACACTTGCCCacatgaactccatctgccatagtttctcACTTAagactgtctatgtccctttgtaacttcctgctccctcctATCTACAACTTACCGCACCTCCCAATTTAGCGTAATCTGcaaacaactctctattccttcatccaagtcattaatgtatgtggtgaaaatctgaggccccagtgcagacccttggggaacatcacttatcatatcctgccaatcagggtacattccctttatccctaatcTGTATCTtcgactctttgtgtgaaaagtaCTCTCCTATCTACCATCCCGACATACACTCCTATCTACCATCCCAACATACTctcctatctaccatccctacatACTCTCCTGTCTACCATCCCTACATACTCTCCTGTCTACCATCCCTAGATACACTCCGTTCTACCATCCCGACATACActcctatctaccatccctacatactctcctatctaccatccctacatACTCTCCTATCTACCATCCCAACATACTCTCCTATCTACCATCCCAACATACTCTCCTGTCTACCATCCCTACATACTctcctatctaccatccctacatACTCTCCTGTCTACCATCCCTACATACTCTCCTGTCTACCATCCCTACATACTCTCCTATCTACCATCCCAACATACTCTCCTGTCTACCATCCCAACATACTCTCCTGTCTACCATCCCTACATACTCTCCTGTCTACCATCCCTACATACTCTCCTGTCTACCATCCCTACATACTCTCCTGTCTACCATCCCAACATACACTCCTATCTATCCTTCCCTACATACTCTCCTATCTATCCTTCCCTACATACTCTCCTATTTACCATCCCTACATACTGTCCTGTCTACCATCCCTACATACTctcctatctaccatccctacatACTCTCCTGTCTACCATCCCAACATACTctcctatctaccatccctacatactctcctgtctaccatccctacatactctcctgtctaccatccctacatagtctcctatctaccatccctacatACTCTCCTGTCTACCATCCCTACATACACTCCTATCTACCATCCCAACATACTCTCCTATCTACCATCCCAACATACACTCCTATCTATCCTTCCCTACATACTC belongs to Heptranchias perlo isolate sHepPer1 chromosome 29, sHepPer1.hap1, whole genome shotgun sequence and includes:
- the LOC137299372 gene encoding procathepsin L-like translates to MRTSFSICLVASFLAVAFVHALDPELNEAWLNWKSFHNKQYMESENNYRRMVWEKNLQLIQLHNLEHSMGKHSFQLGMNHFGDLTVEEFHQFMNRLHLLEIKNSTRKEPASTGSKHFRLPTSVDWRDKGYVTPVKNQGHCGSCWAFSAVGALEGQNYKKTGKLISLSEQNLVDCSNPEGNHGCNGGLMENAFNYVQSNGGIDTEDSYPYTASESTCKYNPKNSAATCHGSRFVARGNEAALAQAVATVGPISVAIDAKQRSFQFYRSGVYYEPKCNNFVINHGVLAVGYGSQNGENYWIVKNSFGIWWGDKGYIKMAKDRNNNCGIANYPIYPLV